GGTCAATCCTTTTTAGCAGACATTTGTGAATTGGACAAGGAGATGTTGCCCTATAGCTTTCACTACTTTAAAGAATTGATTGAGACTGGAAGAATCTCAGAAATCCGCCCTAGTCACGTTTGGTATGAGGAACGAACTGATTTTAGTCCCAAGGCTCTGGGGACAGCTCGTGTCAGTCATGCAAACACTGGTTTTGACTTGTTGCAAGGAAATGCCCAGTTCGAGGGAGAAATCCTCGGTGGTTGCCTTGAATCCCTCTACGATATCTTTGACAACTCTCGATACACAGACAGCACGGAGCTCTGTCAAAAGTACAAACTTTTCCCTGACTTGTCAGACTGGGAAGGTAAGATCCTCTTGCTAGAGACAAGCGAAGAAAAGCCTGAGCCGGAAGACTTCAAAAAGATGTTGCGGGCTTTAAAGAACGCTGGTATATTCGAGGTCATCAGTGGACTCCTGGTCGGAAAACCTATGGATGAAACTTTCTATGACAACTATAAAGAGGCACTATTGAATATTATTGACAGCAATATCCCGATTATCTATAATCTAAATGTCGGCCACGCAACTCCAAGAGCCATTGTACCCTTTGGGGTCCATGCTCATGTAGATGCACAGGAACAAGTCATTCGCTTTGACTATAACAAAAAATAAATAGTTTCTCTATTTTTGTGCTTTTGTATTCGTTTTCGTTACAATTTGTATCTGAATTTATTGCATTTCGCTAATTTCTATGATATCCTTTTGAAGGAGGTGTATATGACAAAACAAAAAATTAATCGAATCGTAGGTTCTATTGGTGCCTTTATTGGAATTATAGTATTTATTGCCTACATACCTCAAATTATCGCTAATTTACAAGGAAATAAAGCTCAACCATTTCAACCTTTATCAGCTGCTATATCTTGCTTAATCTGGGTTATTTATGGATGGACAAAAGAACCTAAGAAGGATTGGATACTAATCATTCCAAATTCAGCCGGTGTTATTTTAGGTGGAATCACTTTTTTGACTTCACTCTAACAAATCTAATAGTATATATAAAAAGCTGGGAAAAGTTTCTCAGCTTTTTTCTATATTCTCAGATATGCTAGTTACCTGTACATACTAATGACCGCTTTTCCACTCACAATCATTCTCGTGGTCGTCAATCAGGCCTGCTGCTTGTAGAAAAGACAAGACAGCGACTGGTCCTGTGAACTTGAAATCTCGTTTTTTGAGATCTTTGGCTAATTTCTCAGACAAAGGTGTTTTAGCTGGGGCTTGGCGATAATCGGAAACATCGTTAACGATCGTTTTCCCCTCAACAAAAGACCAAAGATAGGCATCAAAAGAGCCGTACTCTGCCTGTAATCGTAGAAAGGCTTGGGCGTTAGCGCGTGTAGCAAAAATCTTGGCTCTATTTCGGATGATGGCTGGATTATCCAGCAAGGCTTCCAATTCGGTGTCGGTCATCTCTGCGACCGCTTGAATTTGATAGCCATGAAATACTTTTCGGAAAGCCTGGCGTTTGTTTAGTACCGTTTCCCAAGACAGGCCCGCTTGATAGGTTTCCATACACAATAACTCAAACAATGCTTGGTCATCATGGAGGGGATGACCCCATTCCTCATCATGATAGGCAATGTAGAGTTGATTGGTCATCTTGACCCACGAACAACGTTTTGTCATGCTCTGCTCCTATTTGACCAACATTTTAAGGGCCGACTTGATGTAGTTCTCAGCTGTATCTGTCGTTCCTTCAAAGAATTTCTTGATTTTCTTGAGCTCTGTTGCCTTGTAGCCCAGTGCCAACATGGCTTCCATAGCTTCTTCCAGTTCTTTGTTTTCAGCGCTAGCTTGCACTGGCACCTTGGCAGGAAGATCATCTCCTGCAACTACTACCTTGCCTTCCAAGTCCAGCACCATCTGCTGGGCTGTTTTCTTGCCAATTTTAGGGAACTTAGTCAAGTAGGTGATATTCTTGGTTTCAATGGCTTGAACCAAGCCAGCATTGTCATCAGCAGCGATAATAGCAAGAGCTGATACAGGCCCAATCCCAGACACCGAAATTAGACTAAGAAAGAGCTTTTTCTCATCTTCTGAGCGAAATCCATAAAGCAGATGGGCATCCTCACGCACGACCTGATGCACATAAATTTGAGCCTCTTGATTGATCTGTCCCGAGTAAGCATAGGGGTTAGCTACATGCAGGATATAACCTATACCATTGGTTTCAAGAACAATGTATTTAGCAGTGATTTTGGTAATGATTCCTTTTAAATATTCGTACATA
The Streptococcus toyakuensis genome window above contains:
- a CDS encoding S66 family peptidase; translation: MVSTIGIVSLSSGIIGEDFVKHEVDLGVQRLKDLGLNPIFLPHSLKGLDFIKDHPEARAEDLMQAFSDDSIDMILCAIGGDDTYRLLPYLFENDQLQKVIKQKIFLGFSDTTMNHLMLHKLGVKTFYGQSFLADICELDKEMLPYSFHYFKELIETGRISEIRPSHVWYEERTDFSPKALGTARVSHANTGFDLLQGNAQFEGEILGGCLESLYDIFDNSRYTDSTELCQKYKLFPDLSDWEGKILLLETSEEKPEPEDFKKMLRALKNAGIFEVISGLLVGKPMDETFYDNYKEALLNIIDSNIPIIYNLNVGHATPRAIVPFGVHAHVDAQEQVIRFDYNKK
- a CDS encoding SemiSWEET family transporter, which gives rise to MTKQKINRIVGSIGAFIGIIVFIAYIPQIIANLQGNKAQPFQPLSAAISCLIWVIYGWTKEPKKDWILIIPNSAGVILGGITFLTSL
- a CDS encoding DNA-3-methyladenine glycosylase I, which translates into the protein MTKRCSWVKMTNQLYIAYHDEEWGHPLHDDQALFELLCMETYQAGLSWETVLNKRQAFRKVFHGYQIQAVAEMTDTELEALLDNPAIIRNRAKIFATRANAQAFLRLQAEYGSFDAYLWSFVEGKTIVNDVSDYRQAPAKTPLSEKLAKDLKKRDFKFTGPVAVLSFLQAAGLIDDHENDCEWKSGH
- the ruvA gene encoding Holliday junction branch migration protein RuvA, which encodes MYEYLKGIITKITAKYIVLETNGIGYILHVANPYAYSGQINQEAQIYVHQVVREDAHLLYGFRSEDEKKLFLSLISVSGIGPVSALAIIAADDNAGLVQAIETKNITYLTKFPKIGKKTAQQMVLDLEGKVVVAGDDLPAKVPVQASAENKELEEAMEAMLALGYKATELKKIKKFFEGTTDTAENYIKSALKMLVK